The Takifugu rubripes chromosome 3, fTakRub1.2, whole genome shotgun sequence genome contains a region encoding:
- the tnnt2a gene encoding troponin T type 2a (cardiac) isoform X1, which yields MSDTEETVEEYEEEVEEEEADEAGEQEVEEEEEEDAEEGLQEEDKPAAEEEEEEDPEHDGEAGEGEGEEAKPKFKPFIMPNLIPPKIPDGEKVDFDDIHRKRMEKDLMELQTLIEVHFESRKKEEEELIQLKERIENRRAERAEQQRIRSEREKERQKRLEDERTRKEEEEAKRRAEDDAKKKKTLTSLHFGGYMQKLTEKRSGKRQTEREKKKKILSERRKSLDIDNLNQERLRDKAKELWEWMYQLEAEKFELQDQITKQKYEINVLRNRVSDHQKSSKRTKRGLRK from the exons ATGTCTGACACAGAGGAAACGGTGGAGGAGTACGAGGA agAAGTGGAAG AAGAGGAGGCCGATGAAG CAGGTGagcaggaggtagaggaggaggaagaggaggatgcgGAAG AGGGCTTGCAGGAAGAAGACaaacctgctgcagaggaggaggaagaggaagacccAGAACACG ATGGAGAAGCAGGGGAAGGAGAAG GGGAAGAGGCCAAACCAAAATTCAA GCCATTCATAATGCCTAACCTGATCCCTCCAAAGATTCCTGATGGAGAAAAAGTGGATTTTGAT GATATTCATCGTAAAAGGATGGAGAAGGACCTGATGGAGCTCCAGACCTTGATCGAAGTTCACTttgagagcaggaaaaaggaagaagaggagctgattCAACTGAAAGAGCGAATT GAAAATCGCCGGGCTGAGCgagcagagcagcaaaggaTCCGCagcgagagggagaaagagcggCAGAAGCGTCTGGAG GATGAGAGAACTCgtaaggaagaggaggaagccaaGAGGAGAGCCGAAGATGATGCCAAGAAAAAGAAGACCCTCACCAGCCTCCATTTTGGAGGGTACATGCAGAAGCTG ACAGAAAAGCGCAGTGGCAAAaggcagacggagagagagaagaagaagaagatcctGAGCGAGAGACGCAAATCACTGGACATCGACAACTTGAACCAAGAGCGGCTCAG AGATAAAGCCAAAGAGCTGTGGGAGTGGATGTaccagctggaggcagagaagtTTGAGCTGCAGGACCAGATCACCAAACAGAAATATGAG ATCAACGTGCTGAGGAATCGAGTCAGCGACCATCAGAAATC ATCTAAGAGGACCAAGAGGGGGCTGAGGAAATAG
- the tnnt2a gene encoding troponin T type 2a (cardiac) isoform X2, translated as MSDTEETVEEYEEEVEEEEADEGEQEVEEEEEEDAEEGLQEEDKPAAEEEEEEDPEHDGEAGEGEGEEAKPKFKPFIMPNLIPPKIPDGEKVDFDDIHRKRMEKDLMELQTLIEVHFESRKKEEEELIQLKERIENRRAERAEQQRIRSEREKERQKRLEDERTRKEEEEAKRRAEDDAKKKKTLTSLHFGGYMQKLTEKRSGKRQTEREKKKKILSERRKSLDIDNLNQERLRDKAKELWEWMYQLEAEKFELQDQITKQKYEINVLRNRVSDHQKSSKRTKRGLRK; from the exons ATGTCTGACACAGAGGAAACGGTGGAGGAGTACGAGGA agAAGTGGAAG AAGAGGAGGCCGATGAAG GTGagcaggaggtagaggaggaggaagaggaggatgcgGAAG AGGGCTTGCAGGAAGAAGACaaacctgctgcagaggaggaggaagaggaagacccAGAACACG ATGGAGAAGCAGGGGAAGGAGAAG GGGAAGAGGCCAAACCAAAATTCAA GCCATTCATAATGCCTAACCTGATCCCTCCAAAGATTCCTGATGGAGAAAAAGTGGATTTTGAT GATATTCATCGTAAAAGGATGGAGAAGGACCTGATGGAGCTCCAGACCTTGATCGAAGTTCACTttgagagcaggaaaaaggaagaagaggagctgattCAACTGAAAGAGCGAATT GAAAATCGCCGGGCTGAGCgagcagagcagcaaaggaTCCGCagcgagagggagaaagagcggCAGAAGCGTCTGGAG GATGAGAGAACTCgtaaggaagaggaggaagccaaGAGGAGAGCCGAAGATGATGCCAAGAAAAAGAAGACCCTCACCAGCCTCCATTTTGGAGGGTACATGCAGAAGCTG ACAGAAAAGCGCAGTGGCAAAaggcagacggagagagagaagaagaagaagatcctGAGCGAGAGACGCAAATCACTGGACATCGACAACTTGAACCAAGAGCGGCTCAG AGATAAAGCCAAAGAGCTGTGGGAGTGGATGTaccagctggaggcagagaagtTTGAGCTGCAGGACCAGATCACCAAACAGAAATATGAG ATCAACGTGCTGAGGAATCGAGTCAGCGACCATCAGAAATC ATCTAAGAGGACCAAGAGGGGGCTGAGGAAATAG